In one Polaribacter sp. ALD11 genomic region, the following are encoded:
- a CDS encoding ABC transporter permease has protein sequence MLRLLTIEFHKLKYNKASKVLSLIYFGLLTCIALIAAIKFDVGPIKFHLAEIGIFNFPYIWHFNTYMAAILKFFLLLVIVSMMANEYSYKTLKQNLIDGLSKKEFILSKFYTVVVFALVSTVFVFVISLILGLCYSDYNEFAIITSDLQYLLAFFIKLVAFFSMGLFFGILVKRSAFAVGAMVVWFFAESIFKGYLFWSFKDSENISEKVDAIMQFLPFEAMSNLIKEPFTRLGAVRSVANQIGETFTKSYAVDFSTIIIVSVWTFIFIYLSFALLKKRDL, from the coding sequence ATGTTAAGATTATTAACGATAGAATTTCATAAATTAAAATACAACAAAGCAAGTAAAGTTTTGTCGCTAATTTATTTTGGCTTATTAACTTGTATTGCCCTAATAGCAGCAATAAAGTTCGATGTTGGTCCAATTAAATTTCATTTAGCAGAGATAGGAATCTTTAACTTCCCTTACATCTGGCATTTTAACACGTATATGGCTGCTATTTTAAAATTCTTTCTACTCTTAGTTATTGTTTCTATGATGGCGAATGAATATAGCTACAAAACATTAAAACAAAACTTAATTGACGGTTTAAGTAAAAAAGAATTTATTCTTTCTAAATTTTATACCGTAGTTGTTTTTGCTCTAGTATCTACAGTTTTTGTTTTTGTAATTTCATTAATTTTAGGTTTATGCTATTCAGATTACAATGAGTTTGCCATTATAACTTCAGATTTACAATATCTTTTAGCATTCTTTATTAAATTAGTTGCTTTCTTTTCTATGGGTTTATTCTTCGGTATTTTAGTAAAAAGATCTGCTTTTGCCGTTGGAGCAATGGTGGTTTGGTTCTTTGCTGAAAGTATTTTTAAGGGCTACTTATTTTGGAGTTTCAAAGATTCTGAAAACATCAGTGAAAAAGTAGATGCTATAATGCAATTTCTTCCTTTTGAAGCAATGTCTAACTTAATAAAAGAGCCTTTTACAAGATTAGGCGCCGTTAGATCTGTCGCAAACCAAATAGGAGAAACATTTACAAAAAGCTACGCTGTAGATTTCTCAACAATCATAATTGTTTCTGTTTGGACATTTATATTCATCTACTTGTCTTTCGCACTGTTAAAAAAGAGAGATTTATAA
- a CDS encoding ABC transporter ATP-binding protein produces the protein METILSLKNLDKKYGTIHAVNNLSFDIKKGNVYGILGPNGSGKSTTLGIILNVVNRTSGEFSWFNGKLSTHEALKKVGAIIERPNFYPYMTAVQNLKLICTIKGISADKIDEKLKTVNLYDRKNSKFKTFSLGMKQRLAIASALLNDPEILILDEPTNGLDPQGIHEIRQIINEIASRGTTILLASHLLDEVEKVCSHVVVIRKGVKLYSGRVDEMTASNGLFELKVDENEEKLLAELEKHPSINKVTKDHETIIATLNDALSPKEMNTFLFNKGIVLSHLVKRKPSLEQQFLDLTNNN, from the coding sequence TTGGAAACTATCTTATCACTTAAAAACCTCGATAAAAAATACGGAACTATTCATGCAGTAAACAATCTTTCTTTTGATATTAAAAAAGGAAATGTTTACGGAATTTTAGGTCCAAACGGAAGTGGGAAATCGACCACTTTAGGAATTATCTTAAATGTTGTAAACAGAACTTCTGGCGAATTTTCTTGGTTTAATGGAAAACTATCTACACATGAAGCCTTAAAAAAGGTAGGTGCAATTATAGAAAGACCTAACTTTTACCCTTACATGACTGCTGTACAAAACCTAAAACTGATTTGTACAATCAAAGGAATATCTGCAGATAAAATTGATGAGAAATTAAAAACTGTAAATCTTTACGATAGAAAAAACAGCAAGTTTAAAACCTTCTCTTTAGGTATGAAGCAACGTTTGGCAATTGCTTCTGCTTTGTTAAATGATCCTGAAATTCTAATTTTAGATGAACCTACTAATGGTTTAGATCCTCAAGGAATTCATGAAATTAGACAAATTATTAATGAAATTGCAAGTAGAGGAACTACTATTTTATTAGCTTCTCACCTATTAGATGAAGTTGAAAAAGTGTGTTCTCATGTGGTTGTTATTAGAAAAGGAGTAAAATTATACAGCGGTAGAGTCGATGAAATGACTGCCTCTAATGGTTTATTTGAGTTGAAAGTAGATGAAAATGAAGAAAAGTTATTGGCTGAATTAGAAAAACACCCATCAATAAATAAAGTAACCAAAGATCATGAAACGATTATTGCTACTTTAAATGATGCTCTATCCCCCAAAGAAATGAACACCTTTTTATTTAACAAAGGCATTGTTTTAAGTCATTTGGTAAAACGTAAACCAAGCTTAGAACAACAATTCTTAGATTTAACAAACAACAACTAA
- a CDS encoding PaaI family thioesterase codes for MDKTSILKAFNERSKNTLMETLDIEYVAIGDDFLTAKMPVNSRVHQPYGQLHGGATAALAESVGSAASNFFIDSKTQFINGIQLSINHIKSKREGVVFATAKNIHKGKSTHLWEVRIVDEDNQLISVAKMTNIVLEIRKK; via the coding sequence ATGGATAAAACTAGTATTTTAAAAGCATTTAACGAGCGTTCTAAAAATACGCTAATGGAAACTCTTGATATTGAATATGTTGCTATTGGAGATGACTTTTTAACAGCAAAAATGCCCGTAAATTCTAGAGTTCATCAACCTTATGGGCAATTACACGGTGGCGCAACTGCGGCTTTAGCCGAAAGTGTTGGTAGTGCAGCATCAAACTTTTTTATTGATAGTAAAACGCAATTTATAAACGGAATTCAATTGTCTATAAATCATATAAAAAGTAAACGAGAAGGCGTTGTTTTTGCTACAGCAAAGAATATTCACAAAGGTAAAAGCACGCATTTATGGGAAGTTAGAATTGTAGATGAAGACAATCAGTTAATTTCGGTTGCAAAAATGACCAATATTGTTTTAGAAATCAGAAAAAAATAA
- a CDS encoding chorismate-binding protein, whose translation MPFVTYRKPNEKNIAAFFMPNAKLSFVSSFEEEGFVFAPFDSEEKAILFPEKKALFLFEEVQVDTYSLDDIVFKVDNSSKEKHVRTVEKAIEKIKAGDLQKVVISREELIFISDFDLLEIYKKLLSTYKNAFVYIWFHPKVGLWLGATPETLLNIEGTKFNTMSLAGTQLYKENETVVWKSKELEEQQLVTNFIENKLVTIATNLEIDKTETVRAGNLLHLRTKVSGELQNSSNLKKMIRALHPTPAVCGLPRGNAKDFITTNENYHRSFYSGFLGELNLRGTKESENCSSLFVNLRCMKIENNTASIFVGGGITKDSNAENEWEETVSKAKTMKRVL comes from the coding sequence ATGCCTTTTGTAACATATAGGAAGCCAAATGAGAAAAATATTGCTGCTTTTTTTATGCCGAATGCTAAGTTAAGTTTTGTTTCAAGTTTCGAAGAAGAAGGGTTTGTTTTTGCCCCTTTTGATAGTGAAGAAAAAGCTATTTTATTTCCAGAAAAAAAAGCTCTTTTTTTGTTTGAGGAAGTACAAGTAGATACATATAGTTTAGACGATATTGTTTTTAAAGTAGATAATTCATCCAAAGAAAAACATGTAAGAACTGTTGAAAAAGCAATTGAAAAAATTAAGGCGGGTGATTTACAAAAAGTTGTAATTTCTAGAGAAGAACTGATTTTTATTAGCGATTTCGATTTACTTGAAATTTATAAGAAGTTACTTTCTACTTATAAGAATGCCTTTGTTTATATTTGGTTTCATCCTAAAGTAGGCTTGTGGCTCGGAGCTACACCAGAAACGTTGTTAAATATAGAAGGAACTAAGTTTAATACCATGTCTCTGGCAGGAACACAACTTTATAAAGAGAATGAAACGGTAGTTTGGAAATCTAAAGAATTAGAAGAACAACAATTGGTGACTAATTTTATAGAGAATAAGTTAGTAACCATTGCAACTAATTTAGAAATAGATAAAACAGAGACTGTAAGAGCGGGGAATCTGCTACACCTAAGAACAAAGGTTTCTGGAGAACTACAAAACTCTTCAAATTTAAAAAAAATGATTAGAGCGTTACACCCAACACCAGCAGTTTGTGGTCTGCCTAGAGGAAATGCCAAAGATTTTATTACTACTAATGAAAACTACCATAGAAGCTTTTATTCAGGCTTTTTAGGAGAATTAAATCTTCGAGGCACAAAAGAATCTGAAAATTGTTCTTCTCTATTTGTGAATCTACGTTGTATGAAAATTGAAAATAATACCGCTTCTATATTTGTTGGTGGCGGAATTACAAAAGACAGTAATGCAGAAAATGAGTGGGAGGAAACTGTTTCTAAGGCTAAAACGATGAAACGTGTTTTATAA
- a CDS encoding PUR family DNA/RNA-binding protein, whose protein sequence is MAERVEQEEIFSQVLRAGRRTYFFDVRATKADDYYLTVTESKKFTHDDGTFHYQKHKIYLYKEDFTDFHEMLKKATDYIINEKGDEVISERHQKDFKKEEIKTDAEETTTSTESFTDISFDDI, encoded by the coding sequence ATGGCAGAGAGAGTTGAACAGGAAGAAATTTTTTCACAAGTATTAAGAGCTGGAAGAAGAACGTATTTTTTTGATGTAAGAGCAACAAAAGCAGACGATTATTATTTAACAGTTACAGAAAGTAAAAAATTTACACACGATGATGGTACTTTTCACTATCAAAAACATAAAATTTACTTGTATAAAGAAGATTTTACAGACTTTCATGAAATGTTAAAAAAAGCTACTGACTACATTATCAACGAAAAAGGTGATGAAGTAATTAGTGAGCGTCATCAAAAAGATTTTAAGAAAGAAGAAATTAAAACAGATGCAGAAGAAACAACTACTTCTACAGAAAGTTTTACAGACATTTCTTTTGACGATATATAA
- a CDS encoding ABC transporter ATP-binding protein translates to MKALKYINKYFVKYKWRLLIGILITILSKLLALKVPQIVGDSLNIVEDYQNGTITDIEAVEHELLMNVLIIIGVAILAGFFTFLMRQTIIVTSRLIEFDLKNEIYQQYQRLSLNFYKKNRTGDLMNRISEDVSKVRMYVGPAVMYSMNMIVLLVVGFTQMMNIDVKLTMYTLLPFPILSISIFTLSKVIHKRSSIVQEYLSKLTTFNQEFFSGISVVKSYGIENSIINDFDAIADKSKEKNIHLQQANALFFPLMILLIGLSNLIVIYIGGQQYINDEIQIGTIIEFMLYVNILTWPVAVVGWVTSMVQQAEASQVRINEFLEQVPEIQNKNTKPTLLKGKIAFKNVTFTYDDTNITALKNVTFTAEAGETIAILGKTGSGKSTIIELIARLYDIKEGTILLDDTSIETTNLNDIRNQIGFVPQDPFLFSESIGNNIKFGKEDATQEEIIQAAKNAVVHENIIDFPNGYQTILGERGVTLSGGQKQRVSIARAIIKNPKILIFDDCLSAVDTETEERILANLKNVSKNKTTFIISHRVSSAKNADKIIILDKGKIIQQGTHNQLITQEGYYKYLYEQQLLEKEN, encoded by the coding sequence TTGAAGGCTCTAAAATATATAAATAAATACTTTGTAAAATATAAATGGCGATTATTAATTGGTATTTTAATCACCATTTTATCAAAGTTATTAGCACTTAAAGTTCCGCAAATTGTTGGTGACTCTTTAAACATTGTTGAAGATTACCAAAACGGTACCATAACCGACATAGAAGCTGTAGAACACGAGCTTTTAATGAATGTGTTAATTATTATAGGTGTTGCAATTTTAGCTGGTTTTTTCACTTTTTTAATGAGACAAACTATTATTGTTACTTCTCGCTTAATCGAGTTCGATTTAAAGAACGAAATCTATCAACAATACCAAAGATTATCTCTTAATTTCTATAAAAAAAATAGAACAGGAGATTTAATGAATCGTATTTCTGAAGACGTTTCTAAAGTAAGAATGTACGTTGGGCCTGCTGTAATGTATAGTATGAATATGATTGTACTTTTAGTTGTTGGTTTTACACAAATGATGAATATCGATGTAAAATTAACGATGTATACCTTACTTCCTTTTCCTATTTTATCAATTTCAATTTTCACTTTAAGTAAAGTAATTCATAAAAGAAGTAGTATTGTTCAAGAATACTTATCAAAATTAACAACTTTTAATCAAGAATTCTTCTCTGGAATTAGTGTTGTAAAATCTTACGGAATCGAAAATTCTATTATTAACGATTTTGATGCTATTGCAGACAAAAGCAAAGAAAAAAACATTCATCTTCAGCAGGCAAACGCATTATTTTTTCCTTTAATGATTTTATTAATTGGTCTAAGTAATCTTATTGTAATTTATATTGGTGGCCAACAATATATTAATGATGAAATTCAAATAGGAACCATAATAGAGTTTATGCTGTATGTAAATATTTTAACATGGCCCGTTGCAGTTGTAGGTTGGGTTACTTCTATGGTACAACAAGCAGAAGCTTCCCAGGTTAGAATTAATGAATTTTTAGAGCAAGTTCCAGAAATTCAAAACAAGAATACAAAACCTACGTTATTAAAAGGAAAAATAGCTTTTAAAAATGTTACTTTTACTTATGACGATACAAATATTACTGCTTTAAAAAACGTTACATTTACTGCAGAAGCTGGCGAAACGATTGCCATATTAGGTAAAACGGGTTCTGGGAAATCTACTATTATAGAATTAATTGCAAGATTATACGACATAAAAGAAGGAACTATTCTTTTAGATGACACCTCCATTGAAACGACCAATTTAAACGATATTAGAAACCAAATTGGTTTTGTTCCTCAAGATCCATTTTTGTTTTCGGAAAGTATTGGTAACAATATAAAATTCGGAAAAGAAGATGCTACTCAAGAAGAAATTATACAAGCAGCCAAAAATGCCGTTGTGCATGAAAATATTATCGATTTCCCTAACGGGTATCAAACCATTTTAGGTGAACGTGGTGTTACTCTTTCTGGCGGACAAAAGCAGCGTGTATCTATTGCAAGGGCAATTATTAAGAACCCCAAAATATTAATTTTTGATGATTGTTTATCTGCTGTTGACACAGAAACTGAGGAAAGAATTTTAGCGAATCTAAAGAATGTTTCTAAAAATAAAACTACTTTTATTATTAGCCACAGAGTTTCGTCTGCAAAAAATGCAGATAAAATTATTATCTTAGACAAGGGCAAAATAATACAACAAGGCACTCATAATCAACTAATAACACAAGAAGGCTATTATAAATATTTGTACGAACAGCAACTTTTAGAAAAAGAAAATTAA
- the nusB gene encoding transcription antitermination factor NusB, giving the protein MINRRHIRVKVMQSVYAMLQSHNDDIIREEKFLKHSVLKMFDLYVLNIQLLVEVQKLATKKMALSKKKILATAADLKPNTKFIDNKVINTIAESVSVEGYIELNNLNNWEENDEYVKIIFEELQQSDLYKKYLSTEEDSFKLDKAFVVDFFKEIIAPNEKLAEYYEDKMISWVDDIPFVNTWIVKTLSKQKATGLFVLGSLYKDKDDEDFVSKLFRKTVLKQAEYEQYVEDKTPNWESDRIAEIDMILIKMSITEFMNFPSIPTRVTINEYIEISKDYSTSKSSYFINGVLDKISKEFIANEKIVKIGRGLI; this is encoded by the coding sequence ATGATTAACAGAAGACATATTCGAGTTAAAGTAATGCAATCTGTGTACGCTATGTTGCAGTCTCATAATGATGATATCATTAGAGAAGAAAAATTCTTAAAACATAGTGTCTTAAAAATGTTTGATTTATATGTATTAAACATTCAATTGCTGGTAGAAGTTCAGAAATTAGCTACCAAAAAAATGGCACTTTCTAAAAAGAAAATTCTTGCTACAGCAGCAGATTTAAAACCCAACACAAAATTTATTGACAACAAAGTAATTAATACCATTGCAGAAAGTGTAAGTGTAGAAGGTTATATTGAGTTAAATAATTTAAATAATTGGGAAGAAAATGATGAGTATGTGAAAATTATTTTTGAAGAATTGCAACAAAGCGATTTGTACAAAAAATATTTATCCACAGAAGAAGACTCTTTTAAGCTTGATAAGGCTTTTGTAGTAGATTTCTTTAAAGAAATTATTGCACCTAATGAAAAGTTAGCAGAATATTATGAAGACAAGATGATTTCTTGGGTAGATGATATTCCTTTTGTAAATACTTGGATTGTAAAGACGTTGAGTAAACAAAAAGCAACTGGGTTGTTTGTCTTAGGTTCTTTATATAAAGACAAAGATGATGAAGATTTTGTTTCTAAATTATTTAGAAAAACAGTCTTAAAACAAGCTGAATACGAACAATACGTTGAAGACAAAACACCAAACTGGGAATCTGATAGGATTGCAGAAATAGACATGATATTAATTAAAATGTCTATTACAGAGTTTATGAACTTTCCGTCTATACCAACAAGAGTAACTATTAATGAATATATAGAAATCTCGAAAGATTACTCAACTTCAAAAAGTAGTTATTTTATAAACGGAGTTTTAGATAAGATTTCTAAAGAATTTATTGCCAACGAAAAAATAGTTAAAATAGGTAGAGGACTTATTTAA
- a CDS encoding DUF1573 domain-containing protein translates to MKKITFLFAFLVGTTFMVSCGNGSASTKINKSNLNTAKSRDAEIKKGVASISLDKKEYDFGTVNEGDIVETIFKVTNSGKTDLVITNATGSCGCTVPVWPKAPIKPGQTGEVGVKFNTSGKPNRQMKTVTLTTNTESGREVLTLRGSVTPKAKL, encoded by the coding sequence ATGAAAAAAATAACATTCTTATTCGCTTTTTTAGTCGGAACAACATTTATGGTTTCTTGTGGAAACGGAAGTGCGTCAACTAAAATTAATAAAAGTAATTTAAATACTGCAAAATCTAGAGATGCAGAAATTAAAAAAGGAGTTGCTTCTATATCATTAGATAAAAAAGAGTACGATTTTGGTACTGTAAATGAAGGTGATATTGTAGAAACTATATTTAAAGTTACCAATTCTGGAAAAACAGATTTAGTAATAACAAATGCTACAGGTTCTTGTGGTTGTACTGTTCCTGTGTGGCCAAAAGCACCAATTAAACCAGGACAAACTGGTGAAGTAGGTGTAAAGTTTAATACTTCTGGGAAACCAAATAGACAAATGAAAACAGTTACTTTAACTACCAATACAGAATCTGGTAGAGAAGTATTAACACTTAGAGGTTCTGTAACACCTAAAGCAAAATTATAA
- the yajC gene encoding preprotein translocase subunit YajC: MFNTIFLQFDSSSLASMLPFAAMILVLYFFMIRPQMNRQKKEKAFQAEIKTGSKVITSSGIHGKITDVNNTDNTITIETGAGKIKFERSAISMELSKKYLAPVKK; the protein is encoded by the coding sequence ATGTTCAACACAATTTTTTTACAATTCGATTCAAGTAGTTTAGCTAGTATGTTGCCTTTTGCTGCAATGATTTTAGTCTTATATTTTTTTATGATAAGACCACAAATGAATCGTCAAAAGAAAGAAAAAGCTTTTCAAGCTGAAATAAAAACAGGATCTAAAGTAATAACTTCTAGTGGTATTCACGGTAAAATTACTGATGTGAATAATACAGATAATACTATTACAATAGAAACAGGAGCAGGTAAAATTAAATTTGAACGTTCTGCAATTTCTATGGAATTAAGTAAAAAATATTTAGCTCCGGTTAAAAAATAA
- a CDS encoding CdaR family protein encodes MKPKKKIPKTFVSFLLASVLIWLLITLSKEYVTSIYFPINYSNISQNKLLLSAPVNELEIVVKTNGFKILRTRVNTKSITIKANALIKKKGTTHYLLVKNQKLRIQKQLPSGVVLEEIIKDTLFLDVGSLVTKKLPLKPNLKIKYHIGYDLSEEISVKPDSILVSGPENYISEIKNIELLPLELEGVKADFAKKAAIKIPKGIKNLKFETKEITISGKVEKFTEGTLDVRYTIINVPEGIVINTLSKEVQVTFIVGLSSFNKINKNSLQIECDYSMSESNNLGYLIPKLVYKPSEIKSYKIIPNKIDFLIQH; translated from the coding sequence TTGAAACCTAAAAAGAAAATACCTAAAACGTTTGTTAGTTTTTTATTAGCCTCTGTACTTATTTGGTTGTTAATAACATTATCTAAAGAGTATGTTACTAGTATTTATTTTCCAATAAACTACAGCAATATTTCTCAAAATAAACTGTTATTATCCGCGCCAGTAAATGAATTAGAAATTGTTGTTAAAACAAACGGATTTAAGATTTTAAGAACAAGAGTAAACACCAAAAGTATTACAATTAAGGCAAATGCATTAATCAAAAAAAAGGGAACAACACATTATTTACTGGTTAAGAATCAAAAGTTAAGGATTCAAAAACAATTACCTTCTGGGGTTGTTTTAGAGGAGATTATTAAAGATACATTGTTTTTAGATGTTGGTAGTTTGGTGACAAAGAAACTTCCTTTAAAACCAAATTTAAAAATAAAGTATCATATTGGTTATGATCTTTCTGAAGAAATTAGTGTAAAACCAGACAGTATTTTAGTTTCTGGGCCTGAAAACTATATTTCAGAAATTAAAAACATAGAACTTTTACCTTTAGAATTAGAAGGTGTAAAAGCAGATTTTGCAAAGAAAGCTGCAATTAAAATACCAAAAGGAATTAAGAACTTAAAATTTGAAACCAAAGAAATAACTATTTCTGGAAAAGTAGAAAAGTTTACAGAAGGTACTTTAGATGTAAGGTATACCATTATAAATGTGCCAGAAGGCATTGTAATTAATACTTTATCTAAGGAAGTACAAGTTACTTTTATTGTGGGGTTATCTAGTTTTAATAAAATAAATAAAAACTCACTTCAAATAGAGTGTGATTATAGTATGTCTGAATCTAATAATTTAGGGTATTTGATTCCTAAATTGGTTTACAAACCATCAGAAATAAAAAGTTATAAAATTATACCCAATAAGATCGATTTTTTAATTCAGCATTAA
- the coaE gene encoding dephospho-CoA kinase (Dephospho-CoA kinase (CoaE) performs the final step in coenzyme A biosynthesis.) yields MVIGLTGGIGSGKTTVAKLFHNFNTVAVYIADVEAKKLMNSSDIIRKKLIEAFGEKTYQKHQLNRPFLASIVFNNKEKLHILNSIVHPEVKKHFQKFIENNTNKAYIVYESAILFESNSQHQFDFVISVFVDLEERIRRVLDRDNSTRQEVLSRINSQWKEDKKLLLSNYVINNYALQETESSVKKIHNILTKKAATFS; encoded by the coding sequence ATGGTAATTGGTTTAACAGGTGGAATCGGAAGCGGAAAGACAACAGTTGCTAAACTGTTTCACAACTTTAATACAGTAGCAGTTTATATAGCAGATGTTGAGGCCAAAAAACTGATGAATTCTTCGGATATAATTCGAAAAAAACTGATAGAAGCATTTGGCGAAAAAACCTATCAAAAGCATCAACTAAACAGGCCATTTTTAGCAAGTATTGTTTTTAATAATAAAGAAAAACTTCACATTTTAAACAGTATTGTGCATCCTGAAGTAAAAAAGCATTTTCAGAAATTTATTGAGAACAACACCAATAAAGCATATATTGTTTATGAAAGTGCTATTCTATTTGAAAGCAATAGTCAACATCAATTTGATTTTGTTATTTCTGTTTTTGTAGATTTAGAAGAAAGAATTAGAAGAGTTTTAGATAGAGATAATTCTACAAGACAAGAAGTTTTAAGTCGAATTAATAGTCAATGGAAAGAAGATAAAAAGCTACTCTTATCTAATTATGTAATTAATAATTACGCACTTCAAGAAACCGAATCTTCTGTTAAAAAAATTCATAATATTTTAACAAAAAAGGCAGCTACTTTTTCGTAA
- a CDS encoding sensor histidine kinase KdpD has translation MRKKMFILIVVLMSTSLIGIITVQLYWINNALESKKAQFKNDVQKSLGAATERINEKEQAEFQKKIEGLIAQKGLADKAELKSYLIQQIDTTTKEKITFGGTFLEENFKLPTDFLNNDSIIYKRVTGKKDFFRSSLIKSPDNYFPKIDEERYSFIKSYSEFDRLQTIDLLNDVNRKKLIHERISNNELNRIIKEELAKRNVYLDFKYGVYSIDELATKLKSGYYTINTKDSYKYPLFYDSLGNISYNLHVTFPDKNDHILSGISSILLLSLFFIFIIIIAFSSSLYQLIRQKKISEIKTDFINNMTHEFKTPIATINLALDSIKNPKILGDDAKVLRYVEMIREENKRMHSQVENVLRISRLEKNQIDLSKETIDLHDTIEDAITHVSLLVEDRKGRIDTHLEAVVSELPGNQFHLTNVVVNMLENAIKYSEGAPIIDVYTESSSKFFIFKIKDTGIGMSKAVQKQVFNKFYREQKGNIHDIKGHGLGLAYVKEIVEKHHGTVFVESEKGKGSMFTVKLPLI, from the coding sequence ATGCGTAAAAAAATGTTTATTCTTATTGTTGTTTTAATGAGTACTTCCTTGATAGGAATTATAACTGTACAGCTATATTGGATAAACAATGCGTTAGAAAGTAAAAAGGCACAATTTAAAAATGATGTTCAAAAATCTTTAGGAGCAGCAACTGAAAGAATTAACGAAAAAGAACAAGCAGAGTTTCAAAAGAAAATAGAAGGTCTTATTGCTCAGAAAGGTTTAGCTGATAAAGCCGAATTAAAAAGTTATTTAATACAGCAAATAGATACTACAACTAAAGAAAAAATAACCTTTGGAGGTACTTTTTTAGAAGAGAATTTTAAGTTACCAACGGATTTTTTAAATAACGATTCTATTATATATAAAAGGGTAACAGGAAAAAAAGACTTTTTTAGATCTTCCTTAATAAAAAGTCCAGACAATTATTTTCCAAAAATAGATGAAGAAAGATATTCATTTATTAAATCCTATTCAGAATTTGATAGGTTGCAAACGATAGATTTATTGAATGATGTTAATCGAAAGAAGTTAATTCATGAGAGAATTAGTAATAATGAGCTAAATAGAATTATTAAAGAGGAATTAGCCAAAAGAAATGTTTATTTAGATTTTAAATATGGTGTCTATAGTATTGATGAATTAGCAACAAAATTAAAATCTGGTTATTATACTATAAATACAAAAGACAGTTATAAATACCCACTTTTTTATGACTCTTTAGGGAATATAAGCTATAATTTACACGTTACTTTTCCTGATAAAAATGATCATATTTTATCGGGTATTTCAAGTATTTTATTACTGTCATTATTTTTTATTTTCATCATTATTATTGCTTTTTCTAGCTCTTTATATCAACTAATTAGACAGAAAAAAATCTCTGAAATAAAAACAGATTTTATCAATAATATGACGCATGAATTTAAAACACCAATTGCAACCATTAATTTGGCTTTAGATTCAATTAAAAATCCTAAAATTTTAGGAGACGATGCAAAAGTTTTGCGTTATGTAGAAATGATTAGAGAAGAGAATAAAAGAATGCACTCTCAGGTAGAGAATGTATTAAGAATTTCTAGATTAGAAAAAAATCAGATTGATTTAAGTAAGGAAACCATAGACCTGCACGACACTATAGAAGATGCTATTACGCATGTAAGTTTATTAGTTGAAGATAGAAAGGGGAGAATAGATACGCACTTAGAAGCGGTTGTGTCTGAATTACCAGGAAATCAATTTCACCTTACAAATGTTGTGGTGAACATGTTAGAAAATGCTATAAAGTATTCAGAAGGCGCTCCAATAATAGATGTATATACAGAAAGTAGTAGTAAGTTTTTTATTTTCAAAATAAAAGATACAGGAATAGGAATGAGTAAAGCGGTACAAAAACAAGTTTTTAATAAGTTTTACAGAGAACAAAAAGGAAATATTCATGACATAAAAGGTCATGGATTGGGATTAGCATACGTAAAAGAAATTGTAGAAAAACACCACGGAACAGTATTTGTTGAAAGTGAAAAAGGAAAAGGAAGCATGTTCACGGTAAAATTACCTTTAATTTAA